One window from the genome of Nitrosospira multiformis encodes:
- the ispB gene encoding octaprenyl diphosphate synthase, giving the protein MSIERIRNLIAQDMDAVDAVIRDKLYSDVGLIRQVSEYIINSGGKRLRPALVILAAGAFGYSGRYHFNLAAVVEFIHTATLLHDDVVDASELRRSKATANALFGNAASVLVGDFLYSRAFQMMVEVDNMRVMQVLADATNTIAEGEVLQLLNCRDPNVDEENYLRVIRYKTAKLFEAATRLGAILGNATPAEEEAMAAYGMHLGTAFQLTDDMLDYSGDYQETGKNLGDDLAEGKPTLPLIYAMRTGSSEQATIIRNAIEQGGEGGFGPVLEVIQQTGALAYTRQRAQAESDTASATISSIQDSDYKECLLQLTTFAVARNY; this is encoded by the coding sequence GTGTCTATTGAACGTATCAGAAATCTTATCGCCCAGGACATGGATGCGGTGGACGCGGTTATCCGCGACAAACTCTATTCCGATGTGGGACTTATCCGGCAGGTAAGCGAATATATCATCAACAGTGGCGGGAAGCGCCTGAGGCCAGCACTGGTGATTCTTGCCGCGGGTGCATTCGGTTATTCCGGCAGATATCATTTCAATCTTGCGGCAGTCGTGGAATTCATTCATACCGCGACCCTGCTGCATGACGATGTCGTTGATGCATCGGAATTGCGGCGCAGTAAAGCTACCGCCAATGCATTGTTCGGTAACGCCGCCAGCGTGCTGGTCGGGGATTTTCTATACTCCCGCGCGTTCCAGATGATGGTGGAAGTGGACAACATGCGTGTCATGCAGGTATTAGCCGATGCCACCAATACGATTGCCGAAGGTGAGGTGCTGCAGTTGCTCAATTGCCGCGATCCCAACGTTGATGAGGAAAACTACCTGCGGGTGATTCGATATAAGACCGCCAAACTATTTGAGGCGGCGACCCGGTTGGGGGCGATTCTTGGCAATGCCACACCGGCGGAGGAAGAAGCGATGGCTGCTTATGGAATGCATCTGGGTACAGCGTTTCAGTTGACCGATGACATGCTGGATTATTCCGGGGATTATCAGGAAACGGGCAAGAATCTGGGTGACGATCTGGCCGAAGGCAAGCCTACGCTACCATTGATTTATGCAATGAGAACAGGATCAAGTGAACAGGCCACTATCATACGTAATGCGATTGAGCAGGGCGGAGAGGGCGGCTTCGGACCGGTTTTGGAAGTTATCCAGCAGACTGGAGCACTGGCTTACACGCGGCAGCGGGCACAAGCCGAATCTGACACGGCGTCCGCAACGATTTCATCAATCCAGGATTCTGATTACAAGGAGTGTCTGTTACAACTGACCACCTTTGCGGTGGCGAGAAATTATTAG
- a CDS encoding PP0621 family protein, translating to MGRLLFFVLIAVLVFWAIRSYRRGLKKRQEEAQKESPSIESEDMVRCTHCGVHLPKSESILSEDKFFCSDEHRHLHLQR from the coding sequence TTGGGTAGACTACTGTTCTTCGTCCTTATCGCCGTGCTCGTTTTCTGGGCAATACGAAGCTATCGGCGCGGATTAAAAAAGCGGCAGGAAGAGGCTCAAAAAGAGTCACCATCTATCGAGAGTGAAGATATGGTGCGCTGCACTCATTGCGGTGTGCATTTGCCGAAAAGTGAAAGTATTCTCTCCGAAGACAAGTTTTTCTGTAGTGATGAACATCGTCATTTACACCTGCAGCGATAG
- the ampD gene encoding 1,6-anhydro-N-acetylmuramyl-L-alanine amidase AmpD — MKASPLQIDETGCLDGVHFIPSPNCDERPAGCAIDLLVIHNISLPPEEFGGDGVIELFTNRLDPEAHPYYQTLRDLKVSTHFLIRRDGELIQFVPCEKRAWHAGVSSWQGRARCNDFSIGIELEGSDATPFTVSQYEALVALTLALQKAYPITGIAGHSDISPGRKTDPGPCFDWERYRAALIAAGC; from the coding sequence GTGAAGGCCAGCCCCCTACAAATTGACGAAACGGGCTGCCTGGACGGTGTACACTTCATTCCTTCACCCAATTGCGACGAGCGTCCGGCCGGATGTGCGATCGATTTGCTGGTGATCCATAATATCAGCCTGCCACCGGAGGAATTCGGCGGTGACGGTGTCATTGAGCTATTCACCAACAGGCTTGATCCCGAAGCGCATCCCTACTACCAGACTCTGCGCGACCTCAAGGTTTCCACCCATTTTCTCATCCGCCGGGATGGTGAGCTCATCCAGTTTGTTCCCTGCGAAAAGCGTGCCTGGCATGCGGGAGTATCCAGTTGGCAAGGCAGGGCTCGCTGTAACGATTTCTCAATCGGCATAGAACTCGAAGGCAGTGATGCCACGCCGTTTACCGTCAGCCAGTATGAGGCGCTGGTAGCGCTCACGCTGGCGTTGCAAAAGGCCTATCCTATCACCGGCATCGCCGGGCATTCAGACATTTCGCCGGGCCGCAAAACCGATCCGGGACCTTGTTTTGACTGGGAGCGCTATCGTGCGGCTCTGATTGCCGCCGGCTGTTGA
- a CDS encoding ABC-F family ATPase, translating to MITTANITMQFGAKPLFENVSVKFGDGNRYGLIGANGSGKSTFMKILGGDLEPTSGNVSVDAGERVGKLRQDQFAFENCPVIDTVMMGHEELWRVKEERDAIYANPDASEDDYMHAAELEARFAELDGYSAEARAGELLLGVDIPLSQHTGLMSAIAPGFKLRVLLAQALFANPEILLLDEPTNNLDINTIRWLEDVINASRSTIVIISHDRHFLNSVCTHMADLDYGEIRIYPGNYDDYMTASTQVRERMLADNAKKKTQIAELQSFVSRFSANASKARQATSRARQIEKIKLEDVKPSSRQYPYIRFEMDEREKLHRLAVSVQSITKQFAGMEKPLLKKFSLNVEAGEKIAIIGPNGIGKTTLLRCLANDLPPDAGEVKWAEKARPGYFAQDHASDFEADMPLTDWMTQWRREHDDDQTIRSVLGRLLFSGDEVKKPVKVISGGEEGRMLFGKLMLQKNNVLLMDEPTNHLDMESIESLNGALEKYTGTLIFVSHDREFVSSLATRIVEMRPNGISDFKGSYEDYLLGQGVV from the coding sequence TTGATCACTACTGCCAATATCACCATGCAATTCGGGGCCAAGCCCCTGTTTGAAAATGTCTCCGTCAAATTCGGCGACGGCAACCGCTATGGTCTGATCGGAGCCAACGGCTCCGGCAAATCCACCTTCATGAAAATCCTCGGCGGCGATCTTGAACCCACTTCCGGCAATGTCAGTGTTGATGCCGGCGAGCGGGTGGGCAAATTGCGTCAGGATCAGTTCGCCTTTGAGAATTGCCCGGTAATCGATACCGTCATGATGGGGCACGAAGAGCTGTGGCGCGTGAAGGAGGAACGCGACGCGATCTATGCCAATCCTGACGCCAGCGAGGACGACTATATGCACGCCGCCGAACTTGAAGCGCGCTTCGCCGAGCTGGATGGCTATTCCGCCGAAGCGCGGGCCGGGGAATTGCTGCTGGGCGTGGATATTCCGCTGTCACAGCATACCGGGCTGATGAGCGCCATAGCGCCCGGATTCAAGCTGCGTGTGCTGCTGGCGCAGGCGCTATTTGCGAATCCCGAAATTCTGCTGCTGGACGAACCCACCAATAATCTGGACATCAATACTATCCGCTGGCTTGAAGATGTCATCAATGCCAGCAGGAGTACCATCGTCATTATTTCACACGATCGCCATTTTCTGAACAGTGTCTGTACTCACATGGCAGATCTGGATTACGGGGAAATCCGTATTTACCCCGGCAATTACGACGACTACATGACTGCGTCCACCCAGGTACGAGAGCGCATGCTGGCCGACAATGCCAAGAAGAAGACCCAGATCGCGGAATTGCAGTCGTTTGTCAGCCGTTTTTCCGCCAATGCCTCCAAAGCACGGCAAGCCACCAGCCGCGCACGCCAGATCGAGAAAATAAAGCTGGAGGACGTAAAACCATCCAGCCGCCAGTACCCCTATATTCGCTTTGAGATGGATGAGCGGGAAAAACTGCATCGCCTGGCGGTATCGGTGCAAAGTATCACCAAGCAATTTGCCGGCATGGAAAAACCGCTCCTGAAAAAATTCAGCCTCAATGTCGAAGCAGGCGAGAAAATCGCCATCATCGGTCCCAACGGTATCGGTAAGACCACGCTGCTGCGATGTCTGGCCAACGATCTGCCACCCGATGCGGGAGAAGTAAAATGGGCGGAAAAAGCACGCCCCGGTTACTTTGCACAAGATCACGCGAGTGATTTTGAAGCAGATATGCCGCTCACCGACTGGATGACCCAGTGGCGACGCGAACACGACGACGATCAGACGATACGCAGCGTTCTCGGCAGGCTGCTATTCTCCGGCGATGAAGTAAAAAAACCGGTTAAAGTAATCTCCGGCGGCGAGGAAGGACGCATGCTGTTCGGCAAGCTCATGCTGCAAAAGAACAATGTATTACTCATGGATGAACCGACCAATCATCTCGACATGGAATCCATTGAATCCCTGAATGGCGCGCTGGAAAAATACACGGGGACGCTGATTTTCGTTTCTCATGATCGGGAGTTTGTATCCTCACTGGCCACACGCATCGTCGAAATGAGGCCCAATGGAATCAGCGATTTCAAGGGCAGCTATGAAGACTATCTGCTGGGTCAAGGGGTGGTATGA
- a CDS encoding porin yields the protein MKRIVLAACLLTTLQANAQVSTGIFNRFLSPFTISGYAETYYGGDFNNPIGDTRPSFLFNFNKNNEASVNLAFLKGSYTTNKIRGNLALAAGTYMNANYAAEPGILGNFYEGNVGVKLSGENNLWLDAGVFASHIGLESAVGKDNWTLTRSMGAENTPYFESGAKISYTSKNEKWFFSALALNGWQHIKPVDGNTVPAFGTQITYKPSSKITLNSSTFIGSDKPDSTRQMRYFHNFYGIFSVTEALSAAINFDIGIEQRNKNSSAMNTWFNPTIILRYTPTAKTAIAVRAEYYDDRHGVIIASGTPNGFRTWGFSANFDYHITSNLLWRIEARTLSSKDSIFTTRNGTAADNNTFITTSLAVNF from the coding sequence ATGAAAAGAATAGTGTTGGCCGCTTGTCTACTGACAACCCTACAAGCCAATGCACAAGTCAGTACCGGAATTTTCAACCGCTTCCTCTCACCATTCACCATTAGCGGCTACGCGGAAACTTACTATGGCGGTGATTTCAATAACCCAATCGGAGACACCAGGCCTTCGTTTCTCTTTAATTTCAATAAAAACAATGAAGCTTCAGTAAATTTGGCTTTCCTGAAAGGATCGTATACCACAAACAAAATCAGGGGCAACCTTGCGTTAGCGGCGGGTACCTATATGAATGCCAACTATGCGGCCGAGCCTGGCATATTGGGAAATTTCTACGAAGGTAATGTGGGTGTAAAGCTGTCGGGAGAAAATAATCTGTGGCTGGATGCCGGTGTCTTCGCTTCACACATCGGTCTTGAAAGCGCGGTGGGTAAAGATAATTGGACATTAACCCGGAGTATGGGTGCAGAGAATACCCCCTATTTTGAATCAGGCGCTAAGATCAGTTACACATCAAAGAATGAAAAATGGTTTTTTAGTGCATTAGCTCTAAACGGTTGGCAACACATTAAACCAGTGGACGGGAATACTGTTCCCGCATTTGGTACCCAGATTACTTATAAACCTTCCTCAAAAATAACATTGAATAGCAGCACATTTATCGGTAGCGACAAACCTGACAGCACCAGGCAAATGCGTTATTTTCATAATTTCTATGGTATTTTTAGCGTGACTGAGGCACTTTCCGCCGCGATAAATTTTGATATTGGTATTGAACAACGAAACAAGAATTCTTCAGCCATGAATACATGGTTCAACCCGACGATTATTCTGAGATATACGCCCACAGCAAAAACCGCCATTGCAGTCAGAGCGGAATACTACGATGACAGACACGGCGTAATCATCGCATCCGGCACACCTAATGGTTTTAGAACATGGGGGTTCTCAGCCAATTTTGATTACCACATCACCAGCAATTTATTGTGGCGGATTGAGGCAAGAACATTGAGCAGTAAAGACAGTATTTTTACCACCAGGAATGGTACCGCCGCCGACAACAACACGTTTATTACAACATCATTAGCTGTCAATTTCTGA
- the kdpE gene encoding two-component system response regulator KdpE, giving the protein MSQSVPVALIIEDEPQIRRFVRMALETEGWQVFESETIRRGLIDAGTRKPDLVILDLGLPDGDGVDFILDVRKWSSIPIIVLSARINEQDKIKALDAGADDYLTKPFGVGELLARVRAMQRRNLQPGVSDHGVCEFGDVRIDLKARLITKANQIVHLTPLEYRLLTMLVKNAGRVVTSPQLLRAVWGPSHSESGHYLRIYMGHLRQKLEDDPAQPKYLQTETAVGYRLLLSLE; this is encoded by the coding sequence ATGAGTCAATCCGTACCCGTTGCGCTAATAATCGAAGATGAGCCGCAAATACGGCGTTTCGTGCGCATGGCGCTGGAGACGGAAGGATGGCAAGTCTTCGAATCAGAAACCATCCGGCGGGGGCTCATCGATGCGGGAACACGCAAACCGGACCTCGTTATCCTGGATCTCGGCCTGCCTGATGGTGACGGGGTCGATTTCATCCTGGACGTCAGGAAATGGTCATCGATTCCTATCATCGTTTTGTCGGCGCGCATCAATGAGCAGGATAAGATCAAAGCGCTTGATGCCGGGGCCGACGACTACCTCACCAAACCGTTCGGCGTCGGCGAACTTCTTGCGCGGGTACGCGCCATGCAACGGCGAAACCTCCAGCCTGGCGTTAGCGATCATGGGGTTTGCGAGTTTGGAGATGTCAGGATCGATCTCAAGGCGCGCCTCATAACCAAGGCTAATCAAATAGTTCACTTAACGCCGCTAGAATATCGGCTGCTGACGATGCTGGTGAAAAATGCGGGGCGGGTGGTAACCAGTCCGCAACTCCTGCGCGCAGTCTGGGGACCGTCGCACTCGGAAAGCGGTCACTATCTACGCATCTATATGGGACATTTGAGGCAAAAACTCGAAGACGATCCCGCACAACCGAAATATCTTCAAACCGAAACCGCTGTGGGCTACCGATTACTGTTGTCTCTGGAATAG
- the kdpD gene encoding two-component system sensor histidine kinase KdpD: MCPVDNQRDPQRPDPDALLAQVQAQERRASRGKLRVYFGASAGVGKTYAMLTAARQLQADGHDVVVGVVESHGRNETASLVNGLEVLPQKEISYRGKAITEFDIDAALARQPALILIDELAHTNAPDSRHPKRWQDVEELLDAGIDVFTTVNVQHLESLNDVVGGITGIRIGETLPDTVFDEANEVVLVDITADELLMRLKAGKVYQAQQAERAARNFFRKGNLIALRELALRRTADRVEDDVQAYRIEKSIHAVWKTDSALLACVGPRMGGEHVIRSTARLASQLNANWHAIYVETPQLQHLPSAHRERILKILKLAQDNGATTAILAGNDIALAIVDYARSHNFSNIIVGRGHPAWPWRTGYLKRIAAYAPDMDLIEIGHANPEEPPVLERSNAAARHTEGRKLSSSKRRPARQWSYFWAAAASLVTALAAMPLSLYLDLANIVMFFLLTVVLVAVRLGRGPAVAATFVGIIAFDFFFVPPRFSFAVSYLQYLVTFAIMLAVSLITGHLTADLRYQARVASHRESRSRALYEFARELSGALQTEQIFESTRTFIQRTFRAQATLLLPDEAGHLQPPPLAPGEESTVSPVSALEHLYKLDMGIAQWAFDHAISAGIGTDTLPGGSFFYLPLVAPMRTRGLLAIQPENRHWMLIPEQRRQLDTFATLAAIALERVHYIEIAQGALIRMESERLRNSLLSALSHDLRTPLTSLVGLSDSLVRSAPLAPPQRELAVALRDEALRMNNLVSNLLDMAHIQSGEVKLNLQWQPFEEVVGSALRTCRSQLIQHHMQTRLAHDLPLVRFDAVLIERVLCNLLENASKYTPPDSCFIIAAEVKARFLEVIVSDNGPGLPRGMEEAIFEKFTRGERESAKPGVGLGLAICRAIVEAHGGTIHAETASTGGASFVFTLPLGTPPDMPKMDESAVNLVNEGDTPDDAVLSRPAEL; this comes from the coding sequence ATGTGCCCAGTTGACAACCAGCGCGACCCCCAACGCCCCGACCCGGACGCCCTGCTGGCGCAAGTACAGGCACAGGAGCGCCGCGCATCCCGTGGAAAACTCCGCGTTTATTTTGGTGCTTCCGCAGGGGTCGGCAAAACTTATGCGATGCTGACCGCCGCCCGGCAATTGCAGGCTGATGGCCATGACGTGGTGGTCGGGGTGGTCGAATCGCATGGCCGCAATGAAACCGCGTCACTCGTCAACGGGCTTGAGGTTCTACCACAAAAGGAAATCAGCTACCGCGGTAAAGCTATCACTGAATTCGATATCGATGCGGCGCTGGCGCGCCAGCCCGCGCTGATTCTAATAGATGAATTGGCGCATACCAATGCACCGGATTCGCGCCACCCCAAACGCTGGCAGGATGTCGAAGAGTTATTGGACGCAGGCATCGACGTATTCACAACGGTCAATGTGCAGCACCTGGAAAGTCTGAATGACGTCGTGGGCGGAATTACCGGTATTCGCATTGGAGAAACTTTGCCTGATACCGTGTTTGATGAAGCCAACGAAGTCGTGCTGGTGGATATTACAGCGGATGAGTTGCTCATGCGGCTCAAGGCCGGAAAAGTCTATCAGGCGCAACAGGCGGAGCGCGCGGCGCGTAATTTTTTTCGTAAAGGCAACTTGATTGCATTGCGTGAGCTAGCGCTGCGCCGCACGGCTGATCGTGTCGAAGATGATGTGCAGGCTTATCGTATCGAGAAGTCAATCCACGCGGTATGGAAGACAGATTCAGCCCTGCTTGCTTGCGTTGGACCCAGGATGGGAGGCGAGCATGTGATTCGAAGCACGGCACGGCTGGCCAGTCAATTGAATGCCAATTGGCACGCGATTTATGTTGAGACGCCACAATTACAGCATCTGCCGTCGGCACATCGCGAACGAATCCTAAAGATACTGAAGCTTGCGCAGGATAATGGCGCCACTACAGCGATACTGGCCGGAAATGACATTGCGCTTGCGATCGTCGACTATGCGCGAAGTCATAATTTCTCAAATATCATAGTGGGACGCGGCCACCCTGCGTGGCCCTGGCGGACCGGATATCTAAAACGCATCGCTGCCTACGCACCGGACATGGATTTGATTGAAATCGGCCATGCAAATCCGGAAGAACCGCCGGTTTTGGAAAGATCGAACGCAGCAGCCCGACACACGGAAGGGAGAAAACTCTCTTCTTCAAAACGCCGCCCCGCGCGCCAGTGGAGTTACTTCTGGGCAGCAGCGGCTAGCCTGGTAACAGCGCTTGCGGCCATGCCGTTGTCGCTCTATCTGGATTTGGCCAACATCGTCATGTTTTTTTTACTGACCGTGGTGCTGGTTGCCGTGCGATTAGGACGCGGACCTGCGGTGGCCGCCACGTTTGTGGGGATCATAGCGTTCGATTTCTTTTTTGTACCGCCGAGATTTTCGTTTGCTGTCAGTTACTTGCAGTACCTGGTGACATTTGCGATAATGCTTGCGGTGAGCTTGATCACTGGCCATCTTACCGCTGATTTGCGCTATCAGGCTCGTGTTGCATCGCATCGCGAATCCCGGTCGCGCGCCTTGTATGAATTTGCGCGCGAATTGTCCGGCGCATTGCAGACGGAGCAAATATTCGAGAGCACGCGCACCTTCATTCAGCGCACTTTTCGCGCACAGGCGACATTGCTATTACCAGATGAGGCGGGTCACTTACAACCGCCGCCCCTCGCGCCTGGTGAAGAATCAACCGTTTCACCCGTATCTGCGCTGGAACATCTATACAAGCTGGATATGGGTATCGCGCAATGGGCATTTGACCATGCGATATCCGCAGGTATCGGAACGGATACGCTTCCTGGCGGAAGCTTCTTCTATCTGCCGCTGGTCGCCCCCATGCGCACGCGTGGCCTCCTGGCCATCCAGCCGGAGAACCGCCATTGGATGCTCATTCCCGAGCAACGGCGGCAGCTCGACACCTTTGCCACGCTGGCAGCAATTGCGCTGGAGCGGGTGCATTATATCGAAATCGCACAGGGTGCGCTGATACGCATGGAATCCGAACGGCTGCGTAATTCCTTGCTCTCCGCGCTGTCGCACGACTTGCGCACACCGTTGACGTCGCTTGTGGGGCTATCCGATTCGCTCGTACGGTCCGCGCCGCTTGCTCCACCGCAGCGGGAACTTGCGGTCGCCTTGCGCGACGAAGCACTTCGAATGAATAATCTGGTGTCAAATCTGCTGGATATGGCGCACATTCAGAGTGGCGAAGTCAAACTCAATCTGCAATGGCAACCCTTCGAAGAGGTTGTCGGCAGCGCGCTGCGTACCTGCCGCTCGCAGCTTATCCAGCATCATATGCAAACCCGGCTCGCCCATGATTTGCCTCTTGTGCGCTTCGATGCCGTGCTGATTGAGCGAGTGCTGTGTAACCTCCTTGAAAATGCGAGCAAATACACGCCGCCCGATTCATGTTTCATTATTGCCGCCGAGGTGAAAGCGCGATTTCTGGAAGTGATTGTTTCCGATAATGGGCCTGGGCTACCTCGCGGCATGGAAGAGGCTATTTTCGAGAAATTCACCCGGGGTGAGCGGGAATCGGCTAAACCGGGCGTTGGTCTGGGACTTGCAATTTGCCGCGCCATCGTCGAGGCGCACGGTGGCACTATCCATGCCGAAACCGCATCGACTGGTGGAGCCTCTTTCGTATTTACGCTTCCGCTCGGCACGCCTCCGGATATGCCCAAGATGGATGAAAGTGCTGTCAATCTCGTAAATGAGGGAGATACACCGGATGACGCTGTCCTAAGCCGGCCTGCGGAACTGTGA
- the kdpC gene encoding potassium-transporting ATPase subunit KdpC yields the protein MKSILRPAFVLLTALTLVCGVLYPFAITGIGQILFADKVTGSLVLRDGQPVGSMLIGQAFSSSGYFWGRPSATGPMPNNAASSGGSNLGPTNPAQIDALKTRIDALRIADPGNTARLPVDLVTASASGLDPEISLAAAYYQAGRIARARKLTIEEVRGMIDKRGKPQYFGFFGEPRVNVLTLNLALDQRR from the coding sequence ATGAAATCCATCCTTCGTCCCGCGTTCGTATTGCTCACTGCGCTGACGCTTGTTTGCGGCGTACTGTACCCATTTGCGATCACCGGTATCGGGCAAATACTCTTTGCAGATAAGGTGACGGGCAGCCTGGTGTTGCGTGATGGCCAGCCTGTCGGGTCCATGCTGATCGGTCAAGCATTCTCATCCTCCGGCTATTTCTGGGGACGGCCTTCGGCCACCGGTCCGATGCCGAACAACGCCGCATCGTCGGGCGGCTCGAATCTCGGTCCAACCAATCCCGCGCAGATCGATGCGTTAAAAACACGTATTGACGCGTTGAGAATAGCCGATCCCGGCAATACCGCACGGCTTCCAGTCGACCTGGTGACAGCCTCGGCCAGTGGCCTGGACCCGGAAATCAGTCTGGCTGCAGCTTACTATCAGGCGGGACGCATCGCGCGCGCCCGTAAACTGACTATCGAAGAAGTACGCGGCATGATTGATAAACGCGGCAAACCGCAGTATTTTGGCTTCTTCGGCGAGCCACGCGTCAATGTACTGACACTGAATCTGGCACTCGACCAACGGCGTTAA